One Brassica napus cultivar Da-Ae chromosome C2, Da-Ae, whole genome shotgun sequence DNA window includes the following coding sequences:
- the LOC111212243 gene encoding uncharacterized protein LOC111212243, protein MVRSMMSHADLPPSFWGYALETSAFTLNRCPSKLVEKTPYEMWTGKNKERDGRDYYGKGKGKMSEAQDSKVKVAEKVHRRYPNYNGHYRGDGEGSRYNSARREDARNGSQEGQKKPSSEQTRAHHSLSGSREETREEGEINATGQEDSMLPSI, encoded by the exons TTGGGGATACGCTCTAGAAACGTCTGCGTTTACGCTGAATAGATGTCCATCAAAATTAGTTGAGAAGACTCCATATGAGATGTGGACTGGAAAG AACAAAGAACGAGATGGGCGGGACTATTACGGGAAGGGCAAAGGGAAGATGAGTGAAGCACAAGACTCTAAAGTAAAGGTGGCTGAGAAAGTACACAGAAGGTATCCTAATTATAATGGACACTACAGAGGAGATGGTGAGGGGTCGCGGTACAACTCTGCTCGCAGAGAAGATGCGAGAAATGGCTCTCAAGAAGGACAAAAGAAGCCCTCCTCAGAACAGACAAGAGCGCATCATTCTCTGAGTGGTTCACGGGAGGAAACTCGAGAAGAGGGTGAGATCAATGCCACGGGACAGGAGGACTCGATGCTACCTTCTATCTAG